ggagtccacacaactctatccatagcccacgcctcgcaaccaaataacattgttggaaccactattccttcaaacatacccatttttgctatctatTGTTATTAGACTATGGTATATCAGACAATATGGAAATGGTAATTACTGTTGGAAGAGGAATTACTTACCTCAGCATCATTCAGTTATCCTGTAGGTTATTTATCTTGACTTCAGGAGACTTGGTTTAAGTTTGTCCTAAATTGTAAAGTGCTGAAAACTTTTTAACATGAAAAACATCTACAAACATCCAACATATTAAGTGAAATGACTTACAACCTTTGCAATATAGCAAAGACTGGGATTAACCCCTGCATTATAAAAGATCTCCCCTAGTTAATAccgaagggaaaagaaaaattacaCTCTCCCAACACCAACATTCTAAAGGGCAAAGAAAAattctctccaacaccaacataaCATCACGCAGTGCTACTTACTTTCTATATTACTTTGTATATATTCACAAAATGCCTTATGTTTCCTATAATCCATGAGCTCACCATTTACCCGGCTACCATTCCCTCCTCCATTGTTCTATTTCTATGCATTACCCATCACAGTTCCATCCATCCCTTCTCTCCAACTAGCTAATTCACCTTCTTGGTACATACCATGTTTCACTAGTgattcctaacctaaccttgctatCATTTTTTGCTGACATTCATACTTCTTTTCATACCAatctttcaccatcaccatcttttgCATAGACTTGTCAATTTCAAACTGGTCCAGTTCACATTTTATCATTCTTATGGATCCCCACACTGCATGCATTCCTAAAACTTTTGTACAAGGTACAATGAATGATTCAGTACTGCTCATAGCACATTAAAAATAATCATCAAACTCACCTGTAGGGACAGTTTCTCATCTCGTGTATTTAAATTTGGCTTTGCTATAGGACTATGCAGCTTGAAGGTCTTCTTTCACCTTATCACCGCACCAGCAGTACCTTCTACCTGCTAGCAATCAGTACATGGGCAGTTTAATGTTAAGGTGGCTTGATTCTCGCCAACACAAGCTGTGAAGCCAGATGTCTTATTAATATACAAATCCAAAAGGCACAAATTTGTCATTTAGTGTGGTCACTGTACTTACTTTTGAATCCAAAAATTATGTCGAGTAATTAGGAACTTGTTTGACACTGCATGTGGTAAGCATTGTCAATGGCCATAAATCTGTTCAATTTCCTTTCACTTGGAAAATAACAAACAAATACTTGTCGTATCAAAAGATGTAAATCCGTTATCAGCGTTTCTAGTACTGGAATATCTGCAGTTGGAAAACGGCAATGGTCAGATTGAATCCATGCACACAAAATAAAAGATTGCTTACGAAAAACAATGATTTACTCCCATCAACTTGCAAATGTTCCAACTCCACTCTCTACCTTAACATCCACATTTCAAGGGTATACCACAACAGACATCCGTTTCAATACTCAAAACAGCTGAAAATAAATAGGCTCAATAAAACAATTTTAAATAGCTATCATGTATATTGATTTCAAGTacaaaaaataatacaaattTAAGCACTTCCTGAAAATTTTGGTCAACAGGTTGCCATGTGCATATCTAAAAAAATTCATCTAGAACTCAGAACTCATAATCACgacagaaaaaaattaaatgttcTTCATCAATATAATCAAACTCCCATACACAGGAACACTGTCTGGCAGTCAATAATAAATTCCACGACACTTAACTGTGATCGTCCCCCACAGCAGGCACACATTCAAAGTCAACTAACACCACATCCACGGAAAATGCCTCCGCAGTCTATCGTACCGAAGGCTCCTTTATCCACTGGAAAGAGGCCATCTATGAACAGCCAGTATCCAGGTCCCGTGAACTTCCTTGGACTGTAGCCTTCAGAACTGGCTTGCCACACTGCGATATCGTCTTTAATACACCATAGTCTAAAATCTTCATGTCTGGCTTTGCATACCATCGTCATGTAAGCCAGCAGTAGAAGACGACAGACAAGCTGAAGAATGAGGAGGATCGGTGTTAGTACGTGTCTCCGCTGTTCCAGGTGGCGGTGGCGTTGTAATCGTACCCTTGATCACGCCAATCAGTACGGCTGGTGCCTCGCCTGCTGCCGCCCGTGCTGGCTCTTCCCCCCGCCGTACCCTTGCCCGCCTGGTAATAGCCAACAATGCCATAAATAATGAGTCTCGGTGAACGACTAAAAGTACAGGTTTTACCCCAGCATGTTTAGTGACTGGATATGATGAAACTGACGATTCAACCAACTCAGTACAATGAGCACATCCAAGACTAATTTGGGTCAACATGCAGGGGATCTAAATAATGACAAATTTTAATCACCAAGAATGAACCCAAGATCAGAACCACCAATGATAATAAATTTCAAATTAGGCTCTGTAAATtttattttctaatcatgcaaATGACAAAGATACTGAATGAATTTCACATGCATTTAACCATAAGCCTGATACTTACCATAGTTTCCATATCCATAATCATTGTAACCACCGTATCCTCCATATCCATAGTCGCCATACCCACTGTAGCCTCCATAACCACCATAGTCATAgcctcctggaaaaaaaaaaaaaaaaaaaaaaaaaaaaaaatagaaactgaGCTTTTCAAAAACAATGCATTTGAAATTTCTATACCAAATTTCACTAGTTATACAGTAAAACATGACAGGTAGAATTGGTGTGTGCAAAGGTGGGTTTTCTTCATTCCTCAACTCTACCTTCCAAAGCTAGGAGAGGCACTAGTATATTTTTATACACATTCACCATTCCAAGCATTAGCAAAGGTAGCACTGAAAATATGTAGAAAAGGCTTCCTTTACTCATTCCCTTTAAAGCAGTTATGTATAAATTCACCAAAACCAGGGCCCCTATCCACAAGAAGACCCCACTGACCTCTCCATTGTTTCCCAAATATTTCATACACCCTGGTGGACAGATTGTCATTATCTgtacaccacatccttccaattcactcttggcattcttctccacaaataatgcccctacacttttttctcttttaatatcCAACCACAGACTAAGTATTCTAacttgtccacctcccaccttctgcacaCTTCTTTCAAACATGTGAGCAATCTAACTGTGtgtctgatgccagttccctttGAGAACTCCCCAAGGAGGTTGGCCATggaaagtctccataactggtgaactacaATGTGCCACTTACCCTTTTATTGCCTCATCCTGAACAGGACAATAGAAGAGAGCAACTCTTACACAGTGTTtcaagaggctcctacctaatgttcttacggAAAACTATTACTGTATGTCTCAACCTAATGCTTCAACCTTATTCTCCCAAATTAATATtcatacctaatgctcctatctaatgttaCTAACTACTCCTACTATTCATctactgctcctaacattttgctaaaaggttggGCAAGAGCAGGAAAATCTAATTACAAAAAGCGAGATGTATGAGgtacatgttgtcaagtgttatgtgcgacTAGGAGAGATCATATGATTGCTGAAAGAATGACCGCAGTCCACATCTGCagcagaaagacagctacctgggtctgaggagtgcaacttgataaccagcgaagtgctggttcaccacACTGCCATCAGTCAGTAGTAACCACTAATATACCTCTCTGGGTGTCTGTCAACCATCTTACCTACCTACATGTAAGCAATGCTTTTCTTGCcaactatctacctacctacatgcaAGCAAACTTTCCCTGATATTtttcattcctcatccactccccagcCATAATTTGCTCTCACTGTTGGCTGGTCTATACCCAATCTCCCATGATATCTCTTCTCACAAGCCCATTTTTCCAAGCTTAATCACTTTCACAAACTTCTATccatccatataatttcctcaCCTCCTAAAGCCTTAACCAATTATAACGAATCATCTTCCAAAAACCTTAATTATCAGACATCCGactagctacccctctcagcacttcCACACCCAAGTCTCTCCTTTTCAAAACAATGAGATCATACTTTGAAGTGAGCAATCTCTTAATAACCTCTTCTTGGTTTTATATCATACACAACATGAAAACTACAAGATTATGTTTAATATTGCTTTCTCATTCTCTGCAACTCCATCATCTCCATAAACATTTCTAGTTCTACCTTTTCTAAACTTAATGCACAATTTTTTCCCATtctatttcatcatcatttctaatTCAATTTTTCATTTTACATGGAATGAATCTTAACATAACTAACCAATTCTCTTCTAGAAAGATGTGCCAAGTTGGTTTCTGCAATAGCTCATGCACCATTAACTTTTTTCTCGTCTTCACATATTTCTACTCTGTACTAGGAGCTTCCATGATTTCATGGTTGGTATACCAACTCTAATGTGGGATATGAGGGGATTGGCTAATAAATCAACCACCACAGACATAGATTGGCCACAGGAATctagatatgaaagagcaaaATGAGCAagagaaaccaaaggaagggagcTTACAGGCAGACCCAATGCCAAACCTTGTCAAACTCCttagataataaaaaaatatctaatggatctcaccttacagaagccatactagtAGTCAGAGAGAccatgattttcaaggtgtttaagtatgcgtgaggaaggattcaaagactttggaaatggaagatgtcaaagcaataggacgatagttagtggAGTCTCAACGGTCACCATTTCTTAGAAATGGGATTTATCATCGCATACTTCCAATGAGAAGGAAGAGTTTTTGTTTTTCAACAGAAATATAAGCAAGTACAGGTGCAACTTCAGAGGAACACTAGTATTCCAAGGTGGTGTTTTTTTGAGAAACAAaaactcccattcctcacccactccccacttcatttcctctccttttgccattctacgctcaatctctcctggtatttcttcgcacTAGTCTccttttccatgctcacttactctcaccactctcttctctgtgACATTGTCTACTCTTTTACAAAAAAAactacatatcctcacctttgccACCACAAGATGttcatcagacatcccaccagctgccactctcagcatcTTTGCAgccaagtctcttttacatgcctatcagttactatgtaatctaataatgcccgttgaccatctctcaccctcacataTATGCCTGTTCCCCATAAaaattcccatcaaggggtggccacatcaAAATCTCACTCCAATTATCCCTAAcatgcctccttcacatacaccattccacacattcttccactatttctcccTCAAGAATTCCTCCACCATATTTGCCCATGTCAAATGCTGTCTTCCTCTCACAACAACCCATtcaactgtactatcatacactctccctgtAAACTCAGTCTTTCATTCTTTACACATGCATAagctacctcaaagtattacacttCACCCATTCTCCCAATCTATAAGTCATTCCCTTGCATTCCCTCTcaaacaccctttcatttctctctttattccatctagtcacaccacgtTCTTCTCAAGTATCtcacttccacagcctggattcttgacatctGTTCCCCATGAGCACCAATCATACCCTTAACTACCACAatgcttacctttgcatttaaatcacccaacactaataACTGGTCACATGCACCAAAATTAGACAcgctcacacagctgctcccaaaacacttgcctctcataattttCTTCAAATGACCAagcgcataagcaccaataatcacccatctctaaccatccactttcagttttacccacaccaatctagaatttacttcctgtaactatcacacactcctcctatttcaagagtagtgctacatCTTCCttggcttttgtcctctcaccaacccgactttactcccaagacatttccaaaccatggTTCCCCAtactcagagccacaacatccaggtttctttcctcaaatatgcaacatatatccctggggataggggagaaagaatacttcctacgtattccctgcgtgtcgtagaaggcgactaaaaggggagggagcggggggctggaaatcttcccctctcgtttccccccccccccaaaacaaggaacagagaagggggccaggtgaggatattccctccaaggcccagtcctctgttcttaacgctacctcgctaacgtgggaaatggcaaatagtttgaaagaaaaagaagaatctcctctcttggttacatccgcaaaCTTTCAGTCACTCTGATCTGAgcccttgaggaggatgagccgttcccacttggctccttccatttcctcttctttttttaatatttctattatactttgacactgtctcccatgttagcaaggtagcactaggaaacaaaagaatggcccaacctacccatataaacatgtatatacataaatgcccacatacgcatatatacatacctatacatttcaacacatacatatacatatatacacatgtatatattcatacatgctcccttcatccattcctgccaccaccccgccacaagcaatgacacccacctccccccacatgctCATGAGGTAGTGCAGGAAATGAAAACAAAGGCCATGTGTAATGCAgagaaaacacagctccctttccacatccaagccccataaaacttgcaatgatttaccccagacgcttcacatgccctgcttcaatccatagacagcaaaTCCACCcaagcataccacattgttccaattcactctattcctcacacacctttcaccctcctgtatgttcaaaccccaattgctcaaaatctttttcattccatccttccatctccaatttggtctcccactcctcattccctccacctctgacacatgtatcctctttgtcaatctttcctcactcattctctccatgtgaccaaaccatttcaatacaccctcttctgctctctctcaaccacactctttctattaccacaaatctctcttaccctttcattacttaatcaaaaaacctcacaccgcatactgtcctcaaacatctcatttccaacacatccaccctcctccgcacaaccctatctatcgcccatgccttacaactatataacattgttggaaccactattccttcaaacatacctgtttttgctctccaacataacattctcaccttccatatattcttcaacgctcccagaacctttgccccctcctccaccgtgactcaattctgcttccatggttccatccacagccaaatccactcccagacatctacaacacttcacttcctccagtttttctacattcaaacctacctccacatttaaacttacctcccaatttacctgtccctcaaccctagtgaacctaatatacttgctcttattcacatttactctcagcttttttctcacacactttaccaaactaagtcaccaagtcaccaacttctgcagtttctcacccgaatcagccaccagcgctgtatcatcagcaaacaacaactgactcacttcccaaaccctttcatccaaaatagattgcatacttgcccccctccaaaactcttgcattcactttcctaacaaccccatccatcaacaaattaaacaaccatggagacatcacacacccctgccgcaaactgacattcacagggaaccaattactttcctctcttcttactcgtacacatgccttacatcctcgattaaaacttttcactgcttagtATCTCAAAAAAGTACCAACGACAAATGTCACTGTTGGCAAtcacaataatgttaaaacactGTATATGGATTGAAACAAAGCTTGCAAAAAAATTAATACTAATTACAATTCCCTAAGCTTAATAGACATGTCTTCACCTGCTGACTATCAAGATTGGTGGTAAAAAGCAGATGATAAATCACGTTTGCAAAAACTTTCCTTGTCAtaagaaatatacacacatgGCAATAAGAGAATTTAGCAGCTTGATGGACAGCACATCACAGCTTCTGAAGAGATGTACAAAGCCTTAATCCTACTGAAACCTATAAAACAATGACCAAATCCTTACCATATCCTCCATAACCGCCATAGCCACCTTGGTTGTAACCACCATAACCTCCCTGATTCCAACCATGGCCCCAACCTCTGCCACGACCCCGCATTCCACCACGTCCTCGCATACCACCACGCATCCCACCTCTCATCATGGAGTCTGGTTTCGGAGTTGCTTTCTTCACATCAACTTCATGGCCATTGATGGTTTGTTTAGGAGTCTTCAAGAGATCTGTGACTACTGCTTCCTGATCAAATGTGATAAAGCAGAATCCCTTGCGCTGGTTCTTTTGTTTATCAAACGGCATTTCTACCTCAATTATATTGCCAAATGTACCAAAGAATTTCTTAATGTCGTCGTCTGATAATTCTGGCTTAAGACCACCAACAAATATTTTGCCATGACGCGCCTTTGCTTTTTTGGGATCAACTTTCTTTCCGTTTATTACGTGATCACCAGCATCAATAACCTGCAACAATATATATACCATATTAACAGACAGAATCATAATACACCTACTGACAGAATCATAATACACCTTTATGCCTACCTCCACATCTAAGAAAAAAGCTAAAAACAATTTTGGATGCATTACTAGTGTGCTTTGCTCAACCATCAGGGAAAAGCCTATGGTAATAAGTATATTCAAATTATAAGACTTTACATCTGTATGTATTAAGGATATACAAGTTATGAAAAGAACTACTGCAAAAGTACAAGGATAACCGTTTCCAATAGAACTGGTGATAATTAATGCTTGAGGGATTTACTAAACATTAACCAAAGCATAAAAAATTACTGTTACTTATACTTTATGaattttcaaaacatatatatgcaaacgcaaacgcaggagacagcgacaaagtataaaaaaaaaaaaaaaaaaatatatgcaagaaGATACATCATCAAACTACCACTACATTTTAGAGTAACAGATCACACGCCATGGCAAGACAGTATCTGGTTACACATAAATATCTTATAAAGCGAGTTCAAGGAGGTTGAATAGATGAAATACTGGTTGTGATTCAATAATCTCTATCTTCTGAAAAACAAATGCATATACTCCCAAAATCTACTAAACAGTTCATTCAAAATTACTTTCTAGTGTTAGGGTTCATTTGTTAACATTCTCCACTTCAAAGCACAGTGGCAAACCTCCATCCTTTCTGCTAATAAAATGTTCATATTTATAAATTTAGCACTACTAAATAGAGTGCTATCAGAAAGTCATATAAGGTGATACTGCTGGGTGATGCAGTGATGCACTGTGAAGAGGCTTTGCACCGAGGATGTGTTTCAGGAAATATGCATGATCAACGACTCCATGCAGACTAAGTTTCGTGCAAAGGGATTTGAGCCCTCTTAGCACCCCTGAAGTTGTCAAAAGGTACATCCATCTAAAAATCAGCTGTGCACAAATATTTTCATGCAATTTTTCATCCGGTTCTTTTCCTTCAGTTAAGTGATTCCTCAATAATATTCAACCAAATTATATATCAAAAGTTTATCCATCTATCCAtttctctgatgcccgttcccttcaggaactcctatcaaggggtggccaagACAAAAGTGTCTCTGCTTGTCCCTGTCCTTacttgcctcccttgcatacaccatccaATGCAAtcttcctgtttctctccctccagtattcttccaccctatttggTCAAATCACTGGTGGCCTCCCACTCACACCAACTcatttaactgtactatcatacactccttgtaaCTCCGTCTTGCATTCCTCACACATGCCTAAATCACCTCAAAGAATTGTTTCACCTATTCTaccattccctttgtattccttccCATTCCACATCTCTCATGCAACCTTTCATATCTCTCttcattacatttagttagaccacatgctcttctaaaatacctcatttccacaacctggattcttgacctctgcctcATTCCACCTCCATGTATTGAATGCATACAcctgggttgggaggactatgctgtcccttaatcctctcttcacttccatatttacaccacacttcattattctattaagaaacccaatgactcttctaaccTGTActtttctctcccttatctctccttccgtatcaacacttacccaagacagataccagatacttaaattccctcatttCTTGCAgtctcccacaccccaccaccacagcaagatttagtacactttcttctttcactctatggttttacaaaatctatactttcacagtTTCCTTCAAACACcactactttacttttacttgcattcaccGTCAAAATCCTCCACTTACATCATAAAGCACTCTTACAACCGTcgacaactcctcttcactctccataAACAACACAGTATCTGCAAGCAGGCCTGCTACTAGCCACCAaacctcacctccacactccatcctttcccctaaatttgctttcatctctcctaTCACTACACCCATAtgtactggaacgatgtggtataccagggttaacatgctatcaatggattgaatcaagtcatgtggtgtccagggtaaaccatggaaagtttattcactccaattcactctattccttgtactcctttcactttcctgtacgTTCAgaacccaatcgctcaaaatctttttcaagccatccttccacctccaatttggtctcccacttcttctctccacctctgacacatataccctctttgtcaatctttcccccctcattctctccatgtgtgcaaacctttttaacacaccctcttctgctatctcaaccacagttattaccacacatttctcttaccctttcatttcatactcaat
The sequence above is a segment of the Panulirus ornatus isolate Po-2019 chromosome 23, ASM3632096v1, whole genome shotgun sequence genome. Coding sequences within it:
- the LOC139756776 gene encoding RNA-binding protein squid-like isoform X5 → MITYEAVIMLIRKLFVGGLSWETTEKELREHFSKYGDIESINVKTDPNTGRSRGFAFIVFSVGEAVDKVIDAGDHVINGKKVDPKKAKARHGKIFVGGLKPELSDDDIKKFFGTFGNIIEVEMPFDKQKNQRKGFCFITFDQEAVVTDLLKTPKQTINGHEVDVKKATPKPDSMMRGGMRGGMRGRGGMRGRGRGWGHGWNQGGYGGYNQGGYGGYGGYGGYDYGGYGGYSGYGDYGYGGYGGYNDYGYGNYGGQGYGGGKSQHGRQQARHQPY
- the LOC139756776 gene encoding RNA-binding protein squid-like isoform X3; the protein is MADQEMEQQDFTEDYSGGDFQENGTGGQENQEQSGDSQTGGTVQDSGAADAPGRDDDRKLFVGGLSWETTEKELREHFSKYGDIESINVKTDPNTGRSRGFAFIVFSVGEAVDKVIDAGDHVINGKKVDPKKAKARHGKIFVGGLKPELSDDDIKKFFGTFGNIIEVEMPFDKQKNQRKGFCFITFDQEAVVTDLLKTPKQTINGHEVDVKKATPKPDSMMRGGMRGGMRGRGGMRGRGRGWGHGWNQGGYGGYNQGGYGGYGGYGGYDYGGYGGYSGYGDYGYGGYGGYNDYGYGNYACLSSSTAGLHDDGMQSQT
- the LOC139756776 gene encoding RNA-binding protein squid-like isoform X2; this encodes MADQEMEQQDFTEDYSGGDFQENGTGGQENQEQSGDSQTGGTVQDSGAADAPGRDDDRKLFVGGLSWETTEKELREHFSKYGDIESINVKTDPNTGRSRGFAFIVFSVGEAVDKVIDAGDHVINGKKVDPKKAKARHGKIFVGGLKPELSDDDIKKFFGTFGNIIEVEMPFDKQKNQRKGFCFITFDQEAVVTDLLKTPKQTINGHEVDVKKATPKPDSMMRGGMRGGMRGRGGMRGRGRGWGHGWNQGGYGGYNQGGYGGYGGYGGYDYGGYGGYSGYGDYGYGGYGGYNDYGYGNYGGQGYGGGKSQHGRQQARHQPY
- the LOC139756776 gene encoding RNA-binding protein squid-like isoform X4 gives rise to the protein MITYEAVIMLIRKLFVGGLSWETTEKELREHFSKYGDIESINVKTDPNTGRSRGFAFIVFSVGEAVDKVIDAGDHVINGKKVDPKKAKARHGKIFVGGLKPELSDDDIKKFFGTFGNIIEVEMPFDKQKNQRKGFCFITFDQEAVVTDLLKTPKQTINGHEVDVKKATPKPDSMMRGGMRGGMRGRGGMRGRGRGWGHGWNQGGYGGYNQGGYGGYGGYGGYDYGGYGGYSGYGDYGYGGYGGYNDYGYGNYGYYQAGKGTAGGRASTGGSRRGTSRTDWRDQGYDYNATATWNSGDTY
- the LOC139756776 gene encoding RNA-binding protein squid-like isoform X1, translated to MADQEMEQQDFTEDYSGGDFQENGTGGQENQEQSGDSQTGGTVQDSGAADAPGRDDDRKLFVGGLSWETTEKELREHFSKYGDIESINVKTDPNTGRSRGFAFIVFSVGEAVDKVIDAGDHVINGKKVDPKKAKARHGKIFVGGLKPELSDDDIKKFFGTFGNIIEVEMPFDKQKNQRKGFCFITFDQEAVVTDLLKTPKQTINGHEVDVKKATPKPDSMMRGGMRGGMRGRGGMRGRGRGWGHGWNQGGYGGYNQGGYGGYGGYGGYDYGGYGGYSGYGDYGYGGYGGYNDYGYGNYGYYQAGKGTAGGRASTGGSRRGTSRTDWRDQGYDYNATATWNSGDTY